The Tripterygium wilfordii isolate XIE 37 chromosome 23, ASM1340144v1, whole genome shotgun sequence genomic sequence GTCATCATTTTACTTGGTCAATTAATACCCTTTATAGCTTACTTCGTGGTCTCTTCGAGGCGCACACCATTTATGCGATAGATATGATACATTGAACTCCTTTCCCGGAAAAGATCAAATCCAAGGGATTATCTTTCATACATACAAAAATTTATTCCGTAAACTCAATCAATTCCCATGATCATTCTTTTGGACAATATAAATCATCCTTCACTGAGAAAGGACACCAGGTAAGAGAAGGAAAAATCTTATGCACAAAAGATAACTTTCATCTCGAGAAAAAATAAGtcactgacttgatcgtcagaACTTCTTCGGCCGGAACCACTTCGGTCGAGGAATCTCTAACGTCTTTTGTAAGTGCTGTAGGATTGTCGGCGGCCCTTAATCTCAAATTATTGATTGTGAAaattttctcatatatatatatatatatataaaagaattctCTTATACTGACATCCACaagttatattaattttagCATCCCAATCTCATCATTGATTTGGAATATATGAGACCCAAAGTAATGAttctcacttgtcatttcactcatctacATCCTTAAAAAGTGTACATAAATAAGAGaattcatgatatatatatatatatatatgaaaaaaattgGGAACAAAAATACCTTTGTCCGTTTGAGAAATCGTTTATTAGACAAGGGCCTTGAATGAATGTGGATTAGGGTAGGTGTCCAACTATATTGAACTTTAAAGACTGTGGGCCCCATGTAGGGCCACGTGACAACTACATCTTCCGTACTAGCACCTTGTTAATGGGCTCCATTAATGATGTTTTATAAACCCATTAATGATGTTTGAAGAATCAAGAATGTTCTGGGTCCATGCAAATCGTATGTATAATtgcaaatttcaattttgatagTATATGGTATTGGCTGTACCGTCATGTGCCccattatatatttaaaaaatgtgCTAATGGTAGAATGTCGAATCTACAATTGATGATTTGTGAAGGGGGCCTCCAGCAACCTAAAAATGGAAGAGAGAATGACAATCGTGAATGTTCTTGACATTGAGATAATGCAGATCAATGAACCTCTAACGGTAAAATTAGCATGACAGAGAGTATTTTGAGGAACACCTCCGCGATGATTGGTGGTAGTAGGACGATAGACCTAGGATTATAGTAGTAAGTCTTGAGGAAGAGATATTTAGTGTGATACTACTACTTTGTAGCTCCAAGGTTCTATTTATATGGAAGGACCCATTGGGTGGCTCCTAAAGTTGAGGAATGTCTTCCTCGAATCTTGGAGTCAGTCAACCGTCAGACCCGCTGAGAGTAACAGACTCTCGAGATTCTCCTGAAGATCCAATCTTTCAATTGGAGAGTGCAGAGTCCAGTGGTGTGCTCGATACCGGGCCAAGTCTTTGGGCCTACTGAGCCCAGTGAGGTCTTTGAATATGTTGATTCCTGAGTTTGATGGCATCTTGAATCCATCTTTACTGGTCCAGATGTCTCTTGAACACAGATTTAGACAATGGACTCCAAGTCTCCAATAGCGTAATTGGGTCTGTGCACCGCCTAAACTCATGAGGCTTTAGGGCCAGTAATTATCCTGATTCACTAGTCAAAAGACCTGTGGTGTCCACAAGCTAATCACCTACCACACAAGGAGCATCTTATCATCAAATCTTGTCTTCTTTGGACAATGATTAATTATGAAAATTAAGCAATAATAAGTTTTTGGTAGTTAGAGTGCATCGTCATTAGTAGTTTaatcaaatttatattattagattATATATAGTTGGGAATATTTGTTGTGCAAATAAGCACCGTCCGTTTAGGTTGAGTCACACCAATCATGATTTTTGTTGCTCTAAGTCAAGAAATAAATTAATGTATTAGTCTAAGTACATCCCCACATAAGTCTATTATGTAGTGATAATAATAAGTTATTACATTAAATATATTCATTAAACTTtcaaaataatagaaaataacaataaaaatcaaaaggtCATAGAATATTGAAAACtaataattgaaagttgatTTATAAATATTCTCGACGATTTACAAAAGCGTATGAGTTGCTTGTTGCTTGAATTGATGTTGCAGCCTCTTAGAAATATAAGGTAGAAACGAAGTTTAGATTCCAGAAGGATCGAAACCTCAACTGTGCAAAAAATCTACGGGTTATAGGCTATGACAATTACAAGAACGATGGGAGCATGTGTAAGACTGAGGATCCCATACGTCGTAACAAGATAAAAGATTAACCAAGAGATGACTGCCACATTTAGGGTGGACAATTGTCCACcattaacattaaaaaaaatcaaaaaactactactatttaaaaaaaaaaaaaagtttagggtgGGCTTGTCTTCATATAAATCTATCCCTAACTGAAATGATGTCACCACATCCAATGAATGAGTACCACACATTGTTAGTAGGCTTTTAGGATGTATGTTGATAGGatctttataatttttcatttgattAAAAACCTTGTCATCAAGTGGAAAATATTTATACGGGTGGAAggaatgacaaatttgtatgaatGAGTACCACACATTGTTAGTAGGCTTTTAGGATGTATGTTGATAGGatctttataatttttcatttgattAAAAACCTTGTCATCAAGTGGAAAATATTTATACGGGTGGAAggaatgacaaatttgtatggtgtaAAAAAAAACCGTGTATGCCAAATGTTACCATGTTACAAGTTCAGTGGGTATGCAATCAATGCTTTAATATATTGGCAGTATGTAGCGTCAAATTATTGATGCAAGCATGTATTTCCGACataatttaagaaaataaatgaaaatgaacacaAAACCAACGTAAGAGAGCGACCGAACCCATGTGAATCAAACTGAAACTTCTGAATGAAACATTGTCATTTTCGCAGTGTCCAAATTGCTCTCAACTACTTGTAGTTCTCAACTTGCAATACTTTTCGTCAAATTGGGGACTTACACTTTTGCCTAATTGTTTTGATACCAAATAATACCTAATATATTAGTGGTAAACCACTTGCTtcaattctttttcatttctcttTTTAAATGAGAAGGGATGACAAGCTCGAATTCGAGAATTTTATAAGATGCTTGATCTTTTTAAATGAAAAGGGGATGAGATACTCAAACTCGAAAATTATATGAAATACCTGAGATATTCATAATCCTCCATATAGAATACTTAAAAGCCGAGTATATACATAAATAATACATAATGGCAGGCAATAATTGAGAGAAATATGTGGTATGTTTGGAAAGACAACAATGAAGTGCCACCTTGAAAGAAATACGACAGAAAAAGCTTGGTTGCATATTCTGGGAATTGGCTGGCTTTTGAATCTTCAATCATGGACTTGGAAGTTGAAACTACTTCCAACAGATAACAACAACAAATGAACAGAGAGAATAAAAACAACCTTTGAACATTCTCACAGGCACAAGGAAGACGTCACAACAATAACACCAAATCCAAATTGTGAACGATAAGAAACACAGAAAAGATCATATCATGTCGATAATCAATTCCAAGAACTGATTTTGAATAAGAAATCGACGGCAATAACAACCAACACATTAATTACTGGGATTTTGGAATGTAAAATTCAAGCAACAGTCGAGTTCTCGGCGGGCGACGTCCAAACGATGTCCTTGAGCGCCGGACGAAGATCATTACTACAGAACCGGTTGTACTCCAGAGTATCACCGCTGTCCTTCTTCACCTCCACCACCAGGAACGATGGTGTCACAGCGAAGATGTCAGCTGCGATTGCCAATCTTCCTTTCCTACCACTCTCCTGCCCCTGTAATCTCACTCTTGTCTCGCTCTTCTTCACGTTGAATTTCATCGACTTCGCCACCTCCTCCAGCCTTGAAATCACGCTGCTTGCTGGCCTTGTCGTCGCGAACCTCAGCTCCTCCTTTtcctccctcttcttctcttcaaaCAAAGGCGAGAGGTCAAATCCTTGTGATAGAGAGATGATGTGAAAGGCGTTGAGAGTCTCAAGCTGTTTTGATTTGTCGCCGTCcaaatccaaggcatcgaaCTCCATTTCTGCTTTGCTTATCATGCTCTTGGGCACCGATTTCTTAAACCAAGAGGAACTCATCACTTTGGCTATGGTAATTCGATTATTAGGGTTTGGATCTAGAAGCTTTGTGATTAATCTCCGAGCCTCACTAGAGAACCACGGTGGGCATTTGAAGTCACCCCTGTAAATTTTTCTATACATGGCGACGATGTTTTCGTCTTGGAATGGCAAGAATCCGGCGAGGAGAACATAGAGAATTACACCGCAAGACCAAAGATCTGCCTTGGCGCCGTCATAGCCTTTCTTCCCAATCACCTCAGGCGCAACATAAGCCGGTGTGCCACAAGTCGTGTGAAGCAAACCGTCTTGCTTCAAGTGCTCAGAGAAGGCACTGAGTCCAAAATCCGTGACCTTCAAGTTCCCGTCCTCGTCCAATAACAGATTCTCCGGCTTCAAATCTCGGTGGTAAACACCGCGGCTGTGACAAAAATCGATGGCGGAAATCAATTGTTGAAAATAAACTCTGGCCACGTCTTCCCTCAGGCGGCCCTTTGCGACCTTGGAAAACAATTCGCCACCACGAACGAGTTCCATGGCGATATAAATCTTGGATTTGCTCGCCATGACCTCGTGTAGCTCGACGATGTTCGGAtgcttcaccatcttcatcacGGAGATCTCGCGCTTGATCTGGTCCATCATACCAACCTTAATCACCTTCTCCTTGCCAACAACCTTCATCGCCACACTCTTCCCTGTACGGAGGTTTCGAGCGAGGTATACCTTGGCAAAAGTTCCATGGCCAAGCATACGACCGAGCTCGTACTTTCCGTCCAGCAAGGTTGGGTTGGCGTCTCTGACCATCTCTGCCATCTCTCAGAGGTTCGCTACAGAAAACTATAAAATCAAAGGAATTTTTTTCGCATATACACAGAGGAGCTTTATTTGCAGTGAATGTGTTCGACGAATGTTGtgagagaaaaaggagaaagacaGAACAGGAAAGTAATGAGTCCGAGTTGATCACCCGTCCTCGACGTGTTTCCGGTGGCAAGTCCTGCCGCCGTTGCCCCTCTTGGCACGACCACTCAACTCAGAATTTGTCAGCGACGGTCCTCTCATTTCTGTGCATTCCCCAAAGAACTCTCTCTCGTATCCGCTAATTAACTAGAGACCGAGGAAAAACCAGCGCTTGAGCTAAGAACACCGAGTTTGGCTCTTCTCTTTTGTTTTACGCTGCATAAATGGTTCATTATATATAAATAGCAAATTTCCGTTGAGTTTACGCAATTACGCTTCTAACCCTGACGAGTAACCACTGACCATTTGGAAGGCCTGATCGGGACGGGTATGAGTCACCTAAATGGGTGCCACGTAGCATGACCTGGAGCGAATTGTCAGGGTGACCTCGATTATTGAGCGAGTGGTTATTTGCCACGTGTCGGGGAAGATGAATGGGGGGTTTCGTATGTGGCTATAGTTTGGTGGTTTTGAACCGCCAATGGAAATGTCTGTGCAATGACAAATTTGTCCTTGTCACGGTAAGTAAAACGACATAAATAGTAAAAAGTTGTAACAATTATTCTGTGGGGTCCAAGACGTTAATTACGAAGTCGAAATTGTCAAATTGTGATAAGTTCTATCTTACACCTCTCGTATCGTGTTGGCGTGATATGCACTGTAAGTCTGTAACCCTTGCGGTATGACGTCAGTGTATACAAAGCTGTTTGGGTGGCAACACTAATATTCAGTGTACTTGAAATTTaggtccaaataaaaaaaaattgtctgatTTAAAATTGCGTTATGgttgaaatataaaatttttatacGATTTAAATCCGAACCTAAATTTtggatatataattaatatatctttttataattcaaatcatatagAGATTAATTGATAACATATGATGATTTTACGGGACAAAATACGTTGAAACTtgagattatttgatatttttattgtaaattttttccttctcaacTTGAACGTAgtatcattattaatttattttgtatttttttggacaACTTGTTTTATATTTAGAATTCTATgactatttattttttattttatttatttttttggacaacTTGTTTTATATTTAGAATTCTATgactatttattttttattttatttattttaaggtTTCATGGATTGTTTCAATTAATTGTAAATTTCAATTTAAGAAAATGTATGTCCGACCTAAAATAAATTCGGAATTGAGTTTTTGCCACCCAATAGCTGTATCTCCTGCCTCTTATCATGCGGTGAACCGTTGTGGTaactctaagagtgtgtttggattgaaggatttggaggggaggggagagaagagaaagggagtttcctttcaattcctttgtttggatagttataaaaaattgaggggagggatttgaggggatttgggagaaagatttcattaaatttttatcaaaattctttcctcccaaaatggagtcatttggagggaagagattattaattaagtcatttgtaagttaaatgtctattttacccttatacataatattttaacataaaaataaggataaattagtaaattaaacaaattttttttccttcttttttttatctgtccaaacatgggagagggaaaaatagtcccccttcccctcccttcccttctctccccctcccctcccccctcttcccttccccccaaatccctcaagccaaacacactctaagtcgGCTGTGAGAGGGTGTTGACTGTTATGGCATAGAGTATAGATAAGCATCAACTATCTAAAACACAAGTCTGTTAATTACTTGGTTGCAAACGAAAGGAAAATAAATGTCATTTAAGTCTTATATTGAATTTTAGCCTCCAATTGATATGGTATGTTGTCTGACTTCcacaaagaaaatttgaaactaAATTCAAGAATATTTCAATTCCAAACTAACATCTCCAAATATCAATGAGAGGTGACctaattgataattgattgaatTAGGTACATGTGTACTCAGAGTTTGATTCcgatgagaaacatatttttcaacgatatttataaaaataaaaataaaacgaaCACCTGCAAATGTAAATCCTTCAATTTTCATTTCTACTTATTATCCTACCAATTTTATTGCGATATAATTAGTTTATTGTTCataattattagtttttttctttaatatccattatttaaaaaaaaaaagaaaaaaaaactgctTAGAAATGCAGATTGCAGAGTGGATTGGAAGACCATAGACCTTAGGATGTCGCATGGTGAAGAAAATGTCTTCCAAAGGCATGACGAGGTCAAATGTTTAATACACCTCGTTTTTGGCGgccacaacaaaaacaaaatttgacATCAACATATTAATTTTAGTTTAATTGATCCTCATTTAATTaacaattacatatatatatatatatatatatatatatgtgcatgtatatatttttattatgtgGAATAGTTTGTATGACAAAACAAATCTTGATATGTGCGAGTTAGGTTATTCGAGTTTGATTGCTTAGGATTATATTCATAACTAAAATGGGGCATATATTGAGACTATCGTTGTATTCGAAGTTTGCCATACAATGATGGGTCCATGGTGGATCGAACTCTTGGATGGGtttttttgtataaaaaaatattaataaaaaaatattaaaaaaaaaaaaaccaacctaATGTGTTGCTAATCGGCCAATAAACAGGTTTACACAAGCCGAAAGAAACTAAAGagatattaatttataaaaaaaatagaaaattataaatttgagTAAGAGAaactgtgagagagagaggcgtATGCTGACCGGTATTTTGTGGTTCAGGTTGGCTTTTTTACAAGTTGATGATATCTTATGTCCCACTCGCCATATGTTCTTCGAACTTTCTCTGTCTTTTTGTCATAGATTTAATTATATcatctttaatttataaattaaatcaaacatGTGGAAACTTTTATTGTAATAGCTCGGCCCATAGCATTAGTAATACTTTGTTCTCTCAACCTCGCGATTTTGTCTTCCCAAACCGAACACTAACTCATATTAATTTGAACCCATGAACAACGTTTGTTATTAGTTAAAAAGtttgatttattatatattatattttacatcTTTCCCTGAGTAATGTTGGACGACAGACTTATCCCATTTATTACTTGATAGTTCACCCAACACCATCAAATTTACACCGTAAAGGTTTGTGACCCGCCCACTCGAATTGGGTGTTACATTTAAAAATGCTAGTGTTTATGTTATGGCCCATATACAGTAAAACACTATCTTAAACGTTATCCTATTTATGATTGTATTCATTGATAGACAAATGAATTCcttaattgttttgttttttcttctttatatttttttattcctcctctttaatttattcattaatcaaggaaaaaaaaaccaatccgATTCAATGCATAATTTGGATTGcacttaatatatatttatatatatgcacgcGTGCTTATATATAGTCCTACAAATCAATTTagatttcaattgataaagatatTTGGGGGGGCTTGACCTAATACTAATAATATTTGAAACTCAATA encodes the following:
- the LOC119993028 gene encoding CBL-interacting serine/threonine-protein kinase 6-like, with translation MAEMVRDANPTLLDGKYELGRMLGHGTFAKVYLARNLRTGKSVAMKVVGKEKVIKVGMMDQIKREISVMKMVKHPNIVELHEVMASKSKIYIAMELVRGGELFSKVAKGRLREDVARVYFQQLISAIDFCHSRGVYHRDLKPENLLLDEDGNLKVTDFGLSAFSEHLKQDGLLHTTCGTPAYVAPEVIGKKGYDGAKADLWSCGVILYVLLAGFLPFQDENIVAMYRKIYRGDFKCPPWFSSEARRLITKLLDPNPNNRITIAKVMSSSWFKKSVPKSMISKAEMEFDALDLDGDKSKQLETLNAFHIISLSQGFDLSPLFEEKKREEKEELRFATTRPASSVISRLEEVAKSMKFNVKKSETRVRLQGQESGRKGRLAIAADIFAVTPSFLVVEVKKDSGDTLEYNRFCSNDLRPALKDIVWTSPAENSTVA